From the genome of Gallaecimonas xiamenensis 3-C-1:
AGGCCTGGGCCACAGCCCGGCCTGGTGCTGCGAACCCAAGCTGGACGGCCTGGCGGTAAGCCTTTTGTACGAGAACGGCGTGCTGGTGCGCGGCGCCACTCGGGGCGACGGCGCCACAGGTGAAGACATCACCCAGAACGTCAAAACCATTCGCGCCATTCCGCTGAAACTGCAGGGCCAGTATCCCCAGCGCATCGAGGTGCGTGGCGAGGTGTTTATGCCAAGGGCCGGCTTTGAAGAGATGAACAAAAAGGCTCTTGAGAGCGGCGACAAGCTCTTTGCCAACCCCCGCAACGCCGCCGCCGGCTCTCTGCGCCAACTGGACTCGCGCATCACCGCCAAAAGGCCCCTGAACTTTTACGCCTACGGCCTTGGTGTGGTGGAGGGGGGCGAGCTGCCTGCCAGCCAATATGCGCGGCTGATGTGGCTGCGCGGCCTGGGTTTGCCGGTCAGCAAGGAAGTGCTGCGGGTGGACAGCATTGAGGCGGTCAAGGCCTACCACGACGCCATCTTGCAAAAGCGCGACGCCCTGGATTTCGATATCGACGGCGCCGTGATTAAAGTGGACAGTGTCGTCGACCAGGACGAGCTGGGCTTTGTGTCCCGGGCACCGCGCTGGGCCATCGCCTGGAAATACCCGGCCCAGGAAGAACTCACCGTATTGGAAGACGTGGAATTTCAGGTGGGGCGTACCGGCGCCATCACCCCGGTGGCCAAGCTCCAGCCGGTGTTTGTGGGCGGGGTGACTGTGTCCAACGCCACCTTGCACAATGCCGACGAGATAGCCCGCCTTGGGGTGAAGATCGGTGACACCGTGATAGTACGCCGTGCCGGCGATGTGATCCCCCAGGTGGTGTCGGTGGTGGAAGAGCGCCGCCCGGCAGAGGCCAGGGACATTCACTTTCCCACTGCTTGCCCGGTGTGCGGCGCCCATGTGGAGCGTGAGACCCTGCGCACCCGCCTCAAATCCCGGGTTATCGAACGGGAAGGCACCGCCTACCGCTGCAGCGGCCGGCTCACCTGTTCGGCCCAGCTCAAGCAGGCCCTTATTCACTTTGCCTCCCGCAAAGCCCTGGATATCGAAGGGCTGGGGGACGTGGTGGTGGAAAAACTGGTAGACGCCCAGCTGCTGGCAAGTCCGGTTGGGATTTTCGAGCTCAAGCGTGAAGACATCCTGGGCCTGGAAGGCTTTGCCGAGCTGTCCACCGACAAGCTGCGGGCCGCTATCCTGCGCAGCAAGGCCACCCCCTTTAACCGGGTGCTCTACGCCCTTGGCATACCCGAAGTGGGGGAGGAAACCGCCAAGCTGGTAGCTGCCACCCTAGGCAATGTGGACAACATTCGCCTGGCCCCCGTTGAACTCTTGACCTCCATCCCCGATGTGGGCCGGGAAGTGGCCTTTCACATCAGCGAATTTTTCACCGAGGCCAACAACTGGCAGGTGATAGAGGGGTTGCGTAGCCAGGGCCTTAACCTGGGGGACGCCGATGCCAAGGTAAATCTGGCGCCCTTGGGCTTTAACGACTTTATCAACAAGCTCGATATCGTCGGGGTAGGGCCTGGCGCCGCCGAGAAGGCCGCCAGTCGTTTTGACAGCCTTGAGGCCCTTATCCAATGCGCGCAAGACGAGCAGGACCTCTTTAACGCCCTTGGCGGCACTAAGGCAGCGGCCAAGGGCCTGGCGGCCTTTTTTGCCGACAGCGCTAATGCCGAGCGGGCCCTGGATATCGAAAAACGGCTGTTGGCCCTGCAGGTGCATTGGAGCTCTGAGCGGCAGGTGGCCGAGGCGGCAGACTTGCCTCTGTCCGGCCAAACCTTTGTTATCACCGGCTCTTTGTCGGTGTTGTCCCGTGATGAGGCCAAGGCGCACCTGGAGGCCCTGGGGGCCAAGGTGGCGGGCTCGGTGTCCAAGAACACCGATGTGCTGGTGGCCGGCGAAAAGGCCGGCTCCAAGCTGGCCAAGGCCGAGAGCCTTGGGGTAGCCACCTGGGACGACCAGGCGCTGATGGCTTTCTTGCGTGAGCAAGGGGTTATCGATGCTGCATAAGTGGTTGGTGCGCCTGCTCACCCTGGTGTTGCTGGTGTTTTTCTACGAACAGGGCCTGGTGTTGGCCCTGGTCGGCGTAGGGCAGCTGGTGCCCAAGCTGGTGCCCTTGGACTGGCTCTGGGACAACCAGGGCCAGCCCTTTAGCTTCTTGATGGTATTGGTCTTCATGCAGCCCCTGGGGCTGCTGTTTGGCTGGCTGGCGGTGCGTTTTGAAAAGGAAGTGCCGCTCTTTATCGCCCTGTTGGTGGCCATACCCAGGCCTGTGCTGTTGCTGTGGCCGGACTGGGCCAGCCAGGGCAGCGTGCTGGGTTACCTGGGGGAACCCCTGGTAGAGCTGCTGGCACTGCCCCTTTGGACCTGGTTCTGGATAAAAAGGGCGGGGCGTAAGGGGGCTTTTCGGGCTTGATCCCCTGTCCTTGTGCGACTCGGGTTGCACAAGGGGCCCCTAAAGAAGAAATCCATGGGTATTATCGACAAAACCGACCAGTTCAGGGATTGTCGGCAGGGGCTGTGATTTGCTAACTTCGGTAGCAGATCACAGTTTGAGACCAGCACCTTGCCCGTACTGCCGCAGTTTCGCCAAGCCCAGCTCGAAGATGCGCCCGCCATCGCGGATCTTCTGGTGCGGGCATGGCAGCAGAGTTACCGCCAGTTCCTGCCCGCCAGCTTCTTGGAAAAACTCAACGTGCCCGGCCGCATCGGCCTGGTGGAAAGCCTGCTGCGCCAGCCCCAGAGCCAGACCTGGCTGGTGGAAGACGACGGCACCCTGTTGGGCTTTGTCAATACCGGCCGCTCCCGCGACCCGGACGTTTCCCGCCGCACCACGGCCGAGTTGCGCGCCCTGTACCTGGACCCGCAGATGGTGGGCAGTGGCCTGGGTGCCCAGCTTCTGGAAAAGGCCCTGCTGGCCCTACGTGGCCAGGGTTATGTGTCCCTGAACCTGTGGGTGCTGGAAAACAACGAAGGGGGCATCAAGTTCTGGCTCAAGCACGGCTTTAAAGCCGACGGCTGCCACAGGGTGGACGAGCGGGACGGCACCGAACTCAAACAAATTCGTTTGCACCGCTTGCTCAATAAGGCCATAGGCCACAGATAACAGGTGCAAATAAAAAAGGCGGCCCCAGGGCCGCCTTTTTTATCCCAGCAACTGGGCCAGGTAGATAAGGCCCCCCAGGGCCAGCAGCAGTGCCCCTTCCCCGGGTTTTTGCCCCTTGATGCTCAGTAGGCCAGGCAGCACCAGGGCCACCATGGCCAGGGCCAGGGCGGCATAGCCCAGGGCGCCAAGGAAGGCGTTCAGCACAAAGAGGGTGATCAGCAGCGGCGGTACGAAGGTCAGCAGCGCCGTCTGGCTGCGCCCGGCCAGGGTTGCCTTGCGGTTAAACAGGGCGGCCAGGAAGTCGAACATGCCCACCGCGACCCCCAAAAAGGAGGTGGCCAGGGCCAGGTCAGCAAAAATGTGGATACAGGTACTGAGCCAGCCGCCCTGGCCCTGGGTCAGGGCCAACACCAGCTTCTCAAGAGCGCCGCCGGTTTGGCCAAGGGCCTGCTGGTTCAGGCTGCCCAGCACCACCAGTTGCCAAACAAGGTACAGGGCCAGGGGCAGCAGGGTACCGCCGGCAATGGCCAGGCGCAGCTTGCGTCTGTCCTTTTCCAGGTAGTTGACCAGGGTGGGCAGGGAGCCGTGGTAGCCAAAAGCGGTATAGATGATGGGCAGGGCCGCCAGTGGCAGGCTGGGGCTGGCTGCCAAGTGGCCGGGGTCGACCCCGGGCAACAGACCGCCTATCACCAGCACCAAGGCCACCATCTTGATGGTGAACAGCAGTCGGTTGCTGATATCCACCACCTGCATGGACAGCATGATAAGGGCCGCTACCGCCAGGCTGGCCACCAATGCCGCCAGGCGCGGGTCCAGGCCCAGGCTGGCTGCCAACAGGTTGGCGCTGCCGGACACGTAGGCCGCCATTAGGGCGTAGTAGAGAAAACCCATGCTCAGGGCCACCAGTACCCGGCCAAAGGGCCCCAGGGCCTGGCGGCCAAGGGCGTCAAGGGACGCAGGCCCTTCCAGAGCAAGGCAATGGTCCACCATCACCCAGGCGGCCTTGATGGCCAACAGGGCGAATACCAGCAGCAACAGGCAGCTCAGGCCGAAGCCCAGGGCGGCGGTGGCCAGGGGCAAGGCCAACATGCCGGCACCAATGGTGGTGCCGGCCACGATAAGGGCGGAGCCCAGGGTCTTGTTCATCCGATCCTCGATGGCAGGACCGGGACGGGCTGCCCCATCCGCTGTCTTCTGCTGCTTGTCCCAACCCGGCCATGTAATCTTCTTGTTAATTGGCCAGGCTTCGTTGTTAGAATGGGCCTCACACTAAAAGACCCAAAGAGCGGGGTCAAGCATGGCCGACAGTCCCGTTATCAACATCCAGAAACTGACCTACCGCAGTCACAGCCACGGCGAAAAGTACTTTGCCAGGGTGGCGCCGGTGGCGCCGCTGATCGGCGGCAAGGACCTGGGTTACCGGGTGGTGCGGGTGATGCCGGGCAAACAAGCCTGGCCGCGCCACGCCCACCTCAACAACGAAGAGATGTTCTTTATCCTCGAAGGTAGCGGCACCCTGCTGCTGGGTGAACAGAGCCACCCCTTGCAGGCCGGCGACTTTGTGGCCTGCCCGGCCGGGGCCGAGCTGGCCCATCAAATCGTCAACACCGGCAGTAAGGAGCTGGTGTACCTGGCGGTGTCCACCATGAAGGAGCCGGACGTGATGCTCTACCCGGACTCGGGCAAGTATGGGGTCATTGCCGGTACGGCTCCCGGAGGGGACAGCAAGGAACGCTCTTTTGCCATTTTTGGCCGCCAGCACCAGGGGCTTAACTACTGGGACGGAGAATGAGAGCCTACCTGCTTACCCTGGTCTTGCTGAGCGCACCGGCCCTGGCCCAATTCGACGAACTGCCCGCCACCTTGGAGCGGCTGCGCAGCGCTACTCTGAGCGGCGACTACCAGACCCTGGTGGCCCTGACCCATCCCAAGGCCATTGCCGCCCAAGGGGGCCAGGAAGCGGCCTTGGAGCATGCCGAGCAGGCCTTCTTGGAGCTGGCCCAAAGCGGCCTCAAGCGCAGCCAATACCAGATAGAAACCCCCAAGGACTTCTACCCGGCCGGGGACGACTGGGTGGCCTTTGCCCTGACCCACAGCCGCTATGAAAGTGCCAGCCAGGTCATCAGCGAAGACGGCTACCTCATCGCCGTGCGCCCCAAGGCGTCGGCCGACTGGCATTTCATCGACGGTGCCGGGGTGGAATTTCCCCAGCAGATCTACGATTACTTCCCGGCCTTGCCCCAGGGGCTGGCGATACCGCAAAAACGCAGTAAGATCCGCCTTATTACTCCCTGGAGCCCCAAGAAGAATCCATGAAAGTGCAGCAATGGCAAGGCAGCTGGCAACAACAGCAGCTGGAAGTGCAGGTATTACCCCGTTTGATGCTGACCGAGGTGCGGCTGTTGGTGGACGGCGAGGAAAGGGACAGATCGGTACTGTTTCGCAGCCTCAAGGAGCACCGCCTGTGCGCCCTGGCAAAGCCGGAGCTGCGTCAGGGGCTGATTGAGGTGAGCGTCGGTGAGGCCGGCCTTGGGGTGGCGGTGGACGGTACCCACCTCACCGAGCCGGGCCCGGACAGCCGCCCCCAGGGAGCCAAGCTGGCCCTTAACAACGGCCTGTTGTGCGCCCTGGGCTTTTTCGTGATGGTGACCCTGTTCATGTTGCTGTTCGGCCTGTTCCAACACGGCTTTGGCACCCTGGTGTTGCCGTCACCCACGCCGCCATTGGTGCTGGCCCTGGTGATGGGGGTCTACTACTTTGTGGACACCAAAAAGCGAATGGACTTTCGCCGAAGCCTGAAAAAGGCGCCCTGAGGGCGCCTTTTTTTATCAGGGCAGGGCCGGGGTGTTTTCCGCGAAGTATTCGTGGGAGTCGGCGTTTTGGATGGCCTGGCTGGGGTTGGACAGGGCCAGGGACTTGGCCCCGGACTGGCCATAGACGATGTCGTCGGTGCCTGCTACCACGTTAAAGTGGCTCAGCTCATGCACTATGGTGCCGGCCTTGGAGTCGGTGCCGTTGGTGGGCGCGCTCCAGAAGGCGTTACACAGGTACACGGTGTAGGGCTGGTTGGGGTAAACGTAGGCGAAGTAGGACTGGTTGCAGGAACAGTCGAACACCAGGGGTTTGCTGTTCAAGGCATTGACTATCTTCGAGAAGTTGCTGGTCACCGTGCTGTAGCGGCTGCTGTTGTAGGTACCGAACCAGGTCTTGTAGCGGGTCGAGCTGCTGGGGCTGCTTTGCCCCTGCAGGTAGGACAGGGCGCCGCTGCCAATGCTCTGGGCGGCACTGACGGCGCTGTTGATGCTGGATTTCTCGCTGTTCGAGCAGCTGCCCTGGTAGCTGACGCTGCTGATACCGATATCCCCTACCACAGGGCGCTTGGCGCTCAGGCCCTTGAAGTCCACCCCATCCACCCAGAGGCTGACGGCCTCAGAGCGCAGGCTGTCGGCACGGGCCACCAGGGTCTTGGCAAGGCCAGGGGACTTGAGCAGGTCCATGGCGTCCACCTTGTAGCTGACCTGATAGCTGCCGGCCTCGCTCATGTCGTAGTAGGCGGACAGGTCCAGGGTTTGGGTCAGGCTTTCACCGCTTTTGAGCACCAGGTAGTCCTTGGCGCTGGGGGCGGGGCGCTTGTAGTGGCGGCCCAGGTATTCCACTTCCTCATCGTCACGGGTAACGGTGAAGATGTCGTCTTCCAGGCCGTCGGCGGCGGTGTACCACTTGAGTACCTTGAGGCTGTGTTTGCTGTTGTTGGTGAGGGTCAGGCTCAGGCCCACATCTTTGTTGGCGGCCACGTAGTCGTCGGCGACTTTCAAAGAGATGTCCAGATCAGCGGCCAGGGCGGCCTGGCTGGCGGCCAGCAGGGCGGCGGCCAGCAGGGTCTTTCTTATCATGTTGTCCTCCAATGGATTGTTATTGCCCCCTTTCTTGGGCGCCCTTCCATGTAAAACACAAAATCAACAAAATGCAAACAAATGGCTAAATATCGTCTTCGTGTAATGGTTCTGGGCCGTAGTGTCGACCCCGTTAAGCCGATATACTGGCTCGACCTGCAACCCTAGCCGCTCTGCCATGACCCAAAAGCCTCCTGTGGTCCACAAGACCCGCACCTCCTATGTGCTCGACAGCCTGCGCGACCGCATCCTGTCCGGTGAACTCAAAGCCGGGGAGCCGCTACGCCAGAACCTATTGGCCGAGAGCCTCAATGTCAGCCGTATTCCGGTGCGAGAGGCGATGATGCAGCTGGAGGCGGAAGGGCTTATCGATTTTGAGGCCCATAAAGGCGCCAGGGTCACCCCCTTGTCGGTGGAGCAGGCCGAGGAGCTGTTTGATATTCGCCTGCTGCTGGAGCCGGACCTGCTGGCCCGCTCCATCCCCCATCTCACCGCCCTGGACTTGCACCAGTCCCAGGGCTATTTGCTGCAGATGGACGCCGCCCTCAAGCAGGGCTCCATTCAGGACTGGGCCGGCCTTAACCGCCAGTTCCATCTGAGCCTCTATGCCGGTGCCCAACGGCCCCGCACCCTTGAGCTGGTGGAAACCCTCAATACCCACGCCGACCGCTACGTGCGCTTGCACCTGCTGCTGGACGGCGGCGTACAAAGGGCCGAAGGGGAACACGAAGC
Proteins encoded in this window:
- the ligA gene encoding NAD-dependent DNA ligase LigA gives rise to the protein MNNIQTQLETLRREIDQHNIRYYVEDAPSIPDAEYDRLMRELQAIEAAHPELITPESPTQRVGAKAAAAFGEVTHEVPMLSLGNAMDEGDFIAFGERVEKGLGHSPAWCCEPKLDGLAVSLLYENGVLVRGATRGDGATGEDITQNVKTIRAIPLKLQGQYPQRIEVRGEVFMPRAGFEEMNKKALESGDKLFANPRNAAAGSLRQLDSRITAKRPLNFYAYGLGVVEGGELPASQYARLMWLRGLGLPVSKEVLRVDSIEAVKAYHDAILQKRDALDFDIDGAVIKVDSVVDQDELGFVSRAPRWAIAWKYPAQEELTVLEDVEFQVGRTGAITPVAKLQPVFVGGVTVSNATLHNADEIARLGVKIGDTVIVRRAGDVIPQVVSVVEERRPAEARDIHFPTACPVCGAHVERETLRTRLKSRVIEREGTAYRCSGRLTCSAQLKQALIHFASRKALDIEGLGDVVVEKLVDAQLLASPVGIFELKREDILGLEGFAELSTDKLRAAILRSKATPFNRVLYALGIPEVGEETAKLVAATLGNVDNIRLAPVELLTSIPDVGREVAFHISEFFTEANNWQVIEGLRSQGLNLGDADAKVNLAPLGFNDFINKLDIVGVGPGAAEKAASRFDSLEALIQCAQDEQDLFNALGGTKAAAKGLAAFFADSANAERALDIEKRLLALQVHWSSERQVAEAADLPLSGQTFVITGSLSVLSRDEAKAHLEALGAKVAGSVSKNTDVLVAGEKAGSKLAKAESLGVATWDDQALMAFLREQGVIDAA
- a CDS encoding GNAT family N-acetyltransferase, whose protein sequence is MPVLPQFRQAQLEDAPAIADLLVRAWQQSYRQFLPASFLEKLNVPGRIGLVESLLRQPQSQTWLVEDDGTLLGFVNTGRSRDPDVSRRTTAELRALYLDPQMVGSGLGAQLLEKALLALRGQGYVSLNLWVLENNEGGIKFWLKHGFKADGCHRVDERDGTELKQIRLHRLLNKAIGHR
- a CDS encoding aromatic amino acid transport family protein, whose translation is MNKTLGSALIVAGTTIGAGMLALPLATAALGFGLSCLLLLVFALLAIKAAWVMVDHCLALEGPASLDALGRQALGPFGRVLVALSMGFLYYALMAAYVSGSANLLAASLGLDPRLAALVASLAVAALIMLSMQVVDISNRLLFTIKMVALVLVIGGLLPGVDPGHLAASPSLPLAALPIIYTAFGYHGSLPTLVNYLEKDRRKLRLAIAGGTLLPLALYLVWQLVVLGSLNQQALGQTGGALEKLVLALTQGQGGWLSTCIHIFADLALATSFLGVAVGMFDFLAALFNRKATLAGRSQTALLTFVPPLLITLFVLNAFLGALGYAALALAMVALVLPGLLSIKGQKPGEGALLLALGGLIYLAQLLG
- a CDS encoding cupin domain-containing protein, producing the protein MADSPVINIQKLTYRSHSHGEKYFARVAPVAPLIGGKDLGYRVVRVMPGKQAWPRHAHLNNEEMFFILEGSGTLLLGEQSHPLQAGDFVACPAGAELAHQIVNTGSKELVYLAVSTMKEPDVMLYPDSGKYGVIAGTAPGGDSKERSFAIFGRQHQGLNYWDGE
- a CDS encoding M35 family metallo-endopeptidase; translation: MIRKTLLAAALLAASQAALAADLDISLKVADDYVAANKDVGLSLTLTNNSKHSLKVLKWYTAADGLEDDIFTVTRDDEEVEYLGRHYKRPAPSAKDYLVLKSGESLTQTLDLSAYYDMSEAGSYQVSYKVDAMDLLKSPGLAKTLVARADSLRSEAVSLWVDGVDFKGLSAKRPVVGDIGISSVSYQGSCSNSEKSSINSAVSAAQSIGSGALSYLQGQSSPSSSTRYKTWFGTYNSSRYSTVTSNFSKIVNALNSKPLVFDCSCNQSYFAYVYPNQPYTVYLCNAFWSAPTNGTDSKAGTIVHELSHFNVVAGTDDIVYGQSGAKSLALSNPSQAIQNADSHEYFAENTPALP
- a CDS encoding GntR family transcriptional regulator; its protein translation is MTQKPPVVHKTRTSYVLDSLRDRILSGELKAGEPLRQNLLAESLNVSRIPVREAMMQLEAEGLIDFEAHKGARVTPLSVEQAEELFDIRLLLEPDLLARSIPHLTALDLHQSQGYLLQMDAALKQGSIQDWAGLNRQFHLSLYAGAQRPRTLELVETLNTHADRYVRLHLLLDGGVQRAEGEHEALLACCRDQRIDEAVERLKVHIRDAKQDVINMILAGRHV